CGAATTGCGCGAAGCCGCCGAGAGCGTCCTCCAGGAGGGCGAGACGCTGTCGGGCTTCATCGAGGCATCGGTGCGGGAGACGATCCAGCGGCGCCGCGTTCGTTCGGAATTCATCGCGCGTGGCTTGGCCTCCCGCGAGGAGGCCAAGCGCACGGGTGTGTACATCGACGCCGACGTGGTGCACGCCGAACTGGCCAAAAAGCTTGCTCAGGCCCGAACGAAGCTGCAGAAGAAGGCTCGTGCGTGAGCTTTGCCGTCCGGTACACCCAGTCAGCCCGGGACGACCTGGCGCGGCTGTACGAGTACCTGCTCGATCGCGCCACGACGGCCGAGGACCTCGATCTCGCAGAGCGGGCGCTGGCTGCGATCACTGGCGCCGTGGAGAGCTTGAAGCGCTCGCCGTTCATCTATCGCAAGGCCGACGACGACCCGTTCCTGCGCGAGCTGCTCATTCCCTTTGCTAGCAGCGGCTATGTGGCGCTGTTCGAGATCGAAGACGCTGCGACGGTGACCATCCTGGCCGTGCGCCACCAGCTGGAGGATGACTACCACTGACGCCGTAGGGCGCAGGAGCGATTCCTACAACTGGCCGACCTGCGCGTTACCCAAGCCTTCAGCGCGCCCACAGCCAGGCCGCGAGCGCCCTGGTCAGGCCCGATGCGCCCACTGCCGTGGCAGCGCGCGTCAGCCAGACCTTCCAACTGGACCCCTTCGAGTTTCGCGCCGTCGACGTCGCGATCAGTGACGACATGCTGTGCTGCCTGGACGCGCTGCGCTGGGGCCGTGCTGACCTGTACACGCTGGTTCGCGATGTTGACGCCCGCGTGCGTGCCGTCATCGACCAGTGGGGACATCGCTGGCCCGCCGACCCGTGACGCTCGGCTCGCCGTCAGGTCAGACGCCGGGTTGATGGCGCCTCGCGCGGCCGGTTTTCAACGGCGCGCGCTCGCCGGCTGGCGCCGGCTCGCGCGATCCCGGCGCAGTTGCCCACTTCGGGCCATCGAGGCGCGGCGGCCGGGAAGCCTCCTCCTCCGCGGCTCATCCCCCACCTGATCGCGCCGGAGGATCCCTCATGAAGACACTCGTTCTCGCCAACCAGAAAGGTGGCGTCGGCAAGTCTGCCGTCGCGACGCTGATGTCGCACTACTTTGCCCAGCATGGCCAGCGCGTGCTGGCGATCGACTTCGACCACCAGGGCAATTTCAGCGGCTCGATGAGACGGTCGAGCCGGGTCCAGGATGCCGGCATCACGGCGGACCGCCTCTTGACCGAGTCGGTGTCGGTGATGCCGATCGCCGACCTCGTGATGGTGGCCGGCGACACGCCGCTGTCGATGCTGGAGCTGCAGTCCACGAACCACACACCGTTCGCGCGCAACCTGCGCCACTTCCTCGCGGTCATGGACAAGCAGTTCGACGTGTGCGTGATCGACACCAACCCCGGCCCGGATATTCGGGTCATCTCGGCGCTGGCGTCGGCCGACTTCGTGCTGTCGCCGATCCAGCTGAACCAGGAAGCGATGGAGGGCGTGCACGGCTTGCTGAACCACCCGCGCGCCGGGGTGCGCAAGATCAAAGCCGTGCTCAACCCGAAGCTGCAGTTGATCG
This is a stretch of genomic DNA from Ideonella sp. WA131b. It encodes these proteins:
- a CDS encoding prevent-host-death protein, which codes for MKTATLPSLRVEPELREAAESVLQEGETLSGFIEASVRETIQRRRVRSEFIARGLASREEAKRTGVYIDADVVHAELAKKLAQARTKLQKKARA
- a CDS encoding type II toxin-antitoxin system RelE/ParE family toxin, which codes for MSFAVRYTQSARDDLARLYEYLLDRATTAEDLDLAERALAAITGAVESLKRSPFIYRKADDDPFLRELLIPFASSGYVALFEIEDAATVTILAVRHQLEDDYH
- a CDS encoding ParA family protein; translated protein: MKTLVLANQKGGVGKSAVATLMSHYFAQHGQRVLAIDFDHQGNFSGSMRRSSRVQDAGITADRLLTESVSVMPIADLVMVAGDTPLSMLELQSTNHTPFARNLRHFLAVMDKQFDVCVIDTNPGPDIRVISALASADFVLSPIQLNQEAMEGVHGLLNHPRAGVRKIKAVLNPKLQLIGLLPTMVESTPFQRANFLQIVQRYHPLLIRIGDGPGDFASIPRRSSIAEAQAHGEVLWEMKKSAAREAWKEIEPTLRALAGIVTGRQQALSHASSQSGAGHDTAA